One window from the genome of Cucumis melo cultivar AY chromosome 10, USDA_Cmelo_AY_1.0, whole genome shotgun sequence encodes:
- the LOC127143782 gene encoding proteasome subunit beta type-7-A, whose protein sequence is MSTSAIDVPPKGGFSFDLCRRNDMLAKKGLKSPSYLKTGTTIVGLIFQDGVILGADTRATEGPIVADKNCEKIHYMAPNIYCCGAGTAADTEAVTDMVSSQLQLHRYHTGRESRVVTALTLLKKHLFGYQGYVSAALVLGGVDVTGPHLHTIYPHGSTDTLPFATMGSGSLAAMSVFESKYKEGLTRDEGIRLVTEAICSGIFNDLGSGSNVDVCVITKGQKDYLRNHLLPNPRTYVSSKGYSFPKKTEVLLTKIMPLKDKVEIIEKGDAMEE, encoded by the exons ATGTCTACCTCTGCAATTGATGTTCCTCCCAAGGGTGGCTTTAGTTTTGATCTCTGCAGAAGAAATGATATGCTTGCAAAGAAGGGTCTTAAATCACCCTCTTACCTTAAGACTGGAACTACCATTGTGGGTTTAATCTTCCAG GATGGTGTTATTCTTGGGGCTGATACACGTGCTACTGAAGGGCCTATTGTTGCTGACAAAAACTGTGAGAAAATTCATTACATGGCACCAAACATATATTGTTGTGGAGCTGGAACTGCTGCTGATACAGAGGCAGTAACTG ACATGGTTAGCTCCCAATTGCAATTGCATCGCTATCACACTGGCAGAGAATCAAGGGTTGTTACTGCATTGACTCTTCTCAAGAAACACCTTTTTGG TTATCAAGGTTATGTTTCGGCCGCTTTGGTGCTTGGTGGGGTTGACGTTACTGGACCTCATTTACATACT ATCTATCCTCATGGATCTACTGATACCTTGCCATTTGCAACAATGGGTTCGGGCTCTCTAGCTGCAATGTCTGTATTTGAATCAAAGTACAAAGAAGGCCTGACC AGGGATGAAGGGATTCGACTTGTAACTGAGGCGATATGTTCTGGGATATTTAATGATTTGGGGAGTGGAAGTAACGTTGATGTTTGTGTTATTACCAAG GGCCAAAAGGATTATCTGAGAAATCACCTCCTGCCGAATCCTCGAACGTACGTTAGTTCAAAAGGTTATTCCTTCCCCAAGAAAACGG AGGTTTTGCTGACAAAGATTATGCCATTAAAAGACAAGGTGGAGATTATCGAAAAAGGCGATGCTATGGAGGAGTGA